The stretch of DNA GCTCGTGTCACCCGGCGGGCAATACGAGGAGACGGTCGACGGTTTCATCCGCGGCCGCCAGCATGACGACTACGGTTCGCTGCTGAACATCGTGCCCTGGCAGGCTTGGAAGGGCACGCTGCTGTTCTGGATGCCGCTGGTGGTGCTGGTGTTTGTGGGAGTGGTCTGCCTGGCGGTTGTCGTGCATCCGCAGTGGGCCAATAATGAGCGCCTGACGTATCCGGTAGCGACGCTGACGGCGGAGCTGCTGGAGGGCCCCTCCCCCGGGGGCATTTTCCGGCGCAAGCTTTTCTGGCTGGGCACGGGCCTGGTGCTGGTCATCATGGGCGTCAACGCGGCGTCCGTCTGGATCACCAAAGAGACATTCATCCCGCTGGATTTCAGTTTCAGGGCTGTCATGGAGCATTACCCTGCCCTGGGGGCCGTGCCCCGGATGGGGACGCTGCTGACGCCGCGGATCTTTTTCGTGGGGCTGGCGCTGGCGTTTCTGGTCAACAACGACGTCGGTTTTTCCGTCGGGATCAGCCACATCCTGTATTCGGTGGTCGTGCTGCTGACGGCCCACACGACGCTGAACTGGGGCTGGGCGGTGCTGGAGGCTCCCTTCTGGTCGTCGATGGTGATGGGCTCCTACGTGGGCATGGCGATCATGCTGCTCTACGCGGGGCGGTATTACTACTGGAACGTGTTGCGGCGGGCGTTTGGTTTTGCCGGCAGAAGCGACGTGACAGCCGCCACGACCTGGGCCTGCCGGGCGGGCCTGCTCTGCGCCGCCGGCAGCGTGATCGTGCTCAAGAACGCCGCCGGACTGCCCCTGCCGGCGGGCATCCTGTTCGTCCTGAGCCTGGGACTGCTGTTCCTGGTGATGACGCGCGTACACGTCGAGACCGGCGTGTTCGTGCTTCAGCCGGCGTGGTGGCCGCTCGGCGTGGCCATCGGCATTTTCGGCATGGCCGCGCTGGGTCCGCGGGCGGTGCTGGTGCTGGCGATCCTGTCGGCCGCCTTTGCCATCGACCCGCGCGTGGCGATGATGCCGGTAGTTTCAAACGCGCTGCGACTGGGGCAGTTTGAGAACATCCGCCCGGGGCGCATGGCGGGCTGGATCGTCCCGACGATCCTGCTGGCGCTGCTGGTCGGCGTGCCGGCCGTCCTGATCACGCAGTACTACTTCGGTCAGAGCGGGCATTTCTTCTGGGCGCCGACGGTCTCGCAATACAGCTTCAATATGCTGCTGCGCGAGTTGGGGCACTTCAACGTCGGCATTCCCACGCCGGAGTTAGGCTTCCGCATTGATCAAATTGCCCCGAGCCAGCAATTCTTCACCTGGGCGCTGGTGGGCCTGGGACTGGTGGTCGGCACGGCTGTGCTGCGCCTGAGGCTGACGTGGTGGCCGATACATCCGGTGCTGTTTCTGATCTGGTGTTCGGACACGATGCGTCCGCTGGCGGCGAGCTTCCTGCTGGGGTGGATGATCAAGCAGGCCGTGATGAAGTTCGGCGGCGGCAGCGCCTTCGTGCGGTTCCGCAACCTCTTCATCGGCCTGGCCGCGGGTGAGTTCCTTGCCGGCATCCTCTGGGCCATCATCGGCATGTCGTACTACATGTCCACGGGCAAGAACGTCCCCGAGTTCAAGATCAGCCCGTTCTGAGGCATTCACCGCGGAGTTCGCGGAGAACGCCGGCGAAAATGGGGACTGGCTCCGCAGCGAAGCGAAGGTGACTGTCCCACTTTTCGCCTCCCCG from Planctomycetaceae bacterium encodes:
- a CDS encoding DUF6785 family protein, translating into MTFRSVILGLVLGMLLAALSYLNEWGLHLAPLAHNLTMPGVLGLMLLGLLGLNPLLHVLRLRSVQRGEWATIVSLMMVASVISGPALMWQFSEIVLMPQKANHDAPEWGTNRLLDYAPPGMLVSPGGQYEETVDGFIRGRQHDDYGSLLNIVPWQAWKGTLLFWMPLVVLVFVGVVCLAVVVHPQWANNERLTYPVATLTAELLEGPSPGGIFRRKLFWLGTGLVLVIMGVNAASVWITKETFIPLDFSFRAVMEHYPALGAVPRMGTLLTPRIFFVGLALAFLVNNDVGFSVGISHILYSVVVLLTAHTTLNWGWAVLEAPFWSSMVMGSYVGMAIMLLYAGRYYYWNVLRRAFGFAGRSDVTAATTWACRAGLLCAAGSVIVLKNAAGLPLPAGILFVLSLGLLFLVMTRVHVETGVFVLQPAWWPLGVAIGIFGMAALGPRAVLVLAILSAAFAIDPRVAMMPVVSNALRLGQFENIRPGRMAGWIVPTILLALLVGVPAVLITQYYFGQSGHFFWAPTVSQYSFNMLLRELGHFNVGIPTPELGFRIDQIAPSQQFFTWALVGLGLVVGTAVLRLRLTWWPIHPVLFLIWCSDTMRPLAASFLLGWMIKQAVMKFGGGSAFVRFRNLFIGLAAGEFLAGILWAIIGMSYYMSTGKNVPEFKISPF